One genomic window of Gossypium hirsutum isolate 1008001.06 chromosome D11, Gossypium_hirsutum_v2.1, whole genome shotgun sequence includes the following:
- the LOC121223205 gene encoding uncharacterized protein — translation METETSFSQIAPPVFDGQNYHLWAVKMETYLEALDLWEAVEEDYEIPPLPNNPTIAQIKTHKEKKTRKAKAKSTLFAAISTNVFTKVLTLRSAKEVWDYLKEEYEGNDRIRGMQVLNLIREFELQRMKESETIKEYQDRLYEIANKVRLLGTKFPDSRIVEKFL, via the coding sequence ATGGAGACCGAAACCAGCTTTTCTCAAATTGCTCCTCCTGTTTTTGATGGTCAGAATTATCATCTGTGGGCAGTAAAGATGGAGACTTACCTTGAGGCTTTGGATCTTTGGGAGGCCGTGGAAGAGGATTACGAAATACCTCCGCTGCCGAACAATCCTACCATAGCCCAAATCAAAACTCACAAGGAAAAGAAGACCCGAAAAGCTAAGGCAAAATCAACTCTGTTTGCTGCTATTTCAACAAACGTTTTCACAAAAGTTCTCACTCTCCGATCAGCAAAAGAAGTGTGGGACTATCTCAAAGAAGAATATGAAGGAAATGACCGGATACGAGGAATGCAGGTGCTAAATTTAATACGGGAGTTTGAATTGCAAAGGATGAAAGAGTCAGAAACAATCAAAGAGTACCAAGACAGATTGTATGAAATTGCCAACAAGGTAAGGTTACTTGGCACTAAATTTCCAGATTCTAGAATTGTTGAAAAATTCTTGTAA